The following is a genomic window from candidate division WOR-3 bacterium.
GTAGTGTGATGTGGGCGGTGTCAATGGTGCTCAAAACCCCGGTCACACCGCTTGCCGTGTAGTCGCACTGGTTCTTAACCCAGACCGGCAGGTTGATTGTTTCGCCCGGGTTGATAATCCGGTCGTTGTTACCTCCGGCTGAATCGTCAACCTCAGCCCGGTAAAACCGCACCCCGAAGGGCAACGGCGTATTCTCAATACAAAGCATCGCATCAATCCGGCCCGTGCCATAGGTGTTGTTCTTGGGCGGTGTGCCCCGTGGTACAACCGACATCTGCATGATTGAGTCAATCTCCTCAGGTAACAGGTTGGGGTTCTTTTGCAACATCAACGCCGCAATCCCGGCTGCACACGGTGTTGCCATTGAGGTTCCGGACATCGAAATATAACCACCACCGCGCCGACAGGAGATTACATCAAGACCCGGTGCCGAAAAGTCGGGCTTCAAAAGTCCGGGCGGATAGGCGTAATCGTTGTACGGCGGCACGTTTGACCAGGAAACCGGTCCCCAGGAGGTGAAATAGGCGTAATTATCAACCGAATCGGTCGCCCCAATCGTTATCGCACCACCCAAACCGCCCGCCATCTCCGCCGGATGCTTCCAGGGTCCGGGCACATCACCCGGAGTCCGGACATTGTCCGGCGGACTGGAAGAACCTTCATTGCCCGCCGCAATGAAATAAGGCAATCCGGCAGCTGCAACATTGGTCACCGCCTGACGCCACAGCGCGCGCCGCGGGTTCCAGGAGTGCAGCCAGCCCAGACTCATCGACAGGAGATGGGCATGATTCTCCGGCGAAAGCGGCGGCGCAACACAGAACTGCATCGCATTGAAAACTGTGTTCTCCGCAATCGTATCAGGAAACGGCTGCGCCAGACTGGTCTTGGTGCGAATCGTCATAATCCGGGCATTGGGCGCCATTCCGGTGGTATCACCGCCGGTGCCATCACCGGCATTAATCCCGCAGGTGTGCGTGCCATGGCCATTCTCATCCATCGGGTCGTTGTCATTGTTCTCAAAATCCCAGCCGTGATACGGATAGTTCGGGTCCTCCCACATATGGTCGGCAAGGTCCGAATGATTGTAGTCGCAACCGGTGTCAATGTTGCCAATCACCACCCCTTCGCCGGTATAGCCGTAAACAAACCAGACACTATCCGCCTTCACCTTTCTCACATGCCATTCAAGGTTAAAAGTCCCGCCGGTAACATCAGCCGCCGGTCGCTTGACATCAACACCTAACGCATTCTCGGTCGGAATCAAATCCCACTGAATAAACCAGACCTCCGGCCTTTCACTCAACTTCAAAATTACATCGCTCGTCGCCTCGAAGTAAACCGCATTGACAATCCACAGGGGCTTCACATTGCGCACTTTACCCTGGCGCTCGAATCCGGCAAGTTCTGCTAACAAACCCGCCTGACTCCGCGTCGCCAGTTCCTTCAATCCGTTGACCGTTATCTGCCAGCGCGCCTCTTTGTTCTTCACGGTTTGAATCACCGACACCGCATCGAACTGCTCATTGAGCGCAACCATAACCGGCAGATACTCATCCGCTTGTGCCTTTCCCATCCGTTCCATCAAAAGCGGCTCAATCGGTGCCGCAAATCCGATGGTGACGAAAAGGAGGGCGAGAATCAAACACCGCGTCAAAGACATTAGACCTCCTTTTGTTTGTATCATTCTATCCAAAACCGATTGCCGGTCAAGAAAACTTTTCCCACCAATCCTTGACAGATGCTAATTTTGCCTCTAAGGTTTTCCTATGCGGCAGCGGCACCG
Proteins encoded in this region:
- a CDS encoding S8 family serine peptidase, whose amino-acid sequence is MSLTRCLILALLFVTIGFAAPIEPLLMERMGKAQADEYLPVMVALNEQFDAVSVIQTVKNKEARWQITVNGLKELATRSQAGLLAELAGFERQGKVRNVKPLWIVNAVYFEATSDVILKLSERPEVWFIQWDLIPTENALGVDVKRPAADVTGGTFNLEWHVRKVKADSVWFVYGYTGEGVVIGNIDTGCDYNHSDLADHMWEDPNYPYHGWDFENNDNDPMDENGHGTHTCGINAGDGTGGDTTGMAPNARIMTIRTKTSLAQPFPDTIAENTVFNAMQFCVAPPLSPENHAHLLSMSLGWLHSWNPRRALWRQAVTNVAAAGLPYFIAAGNEGSSSPPDNVRTPGDVPGPWKHPAEMAGGLGGAITIGATDSVDNYAYFTSWGPVSWSNVPPYNDYAYPPGLLKPDFSAPGLDVISCRRGGGYISMSGTSMATPCAAGIAALMLQKNPNLLPEEIDSIMQMSVVPRGTPPKNNTYGTGRIDAMLCIENTPLPFGVRFYRAEVDDSAGGNNDRIINPGETINLPVWVKNQCDYTASGVTGVLSTIDTAHITLLDSFKSFGTIPAGETAYSGNPGYRFTVAPACSNGYALKFTLTIRDAQDSVWTSGLTFKVGTPVLYGDSVYAYDGGNGKLDPGEECDIAVQLVNAGLGNGYNVSVILKSGDSRLEVLDSVAVYGFVPADSWLMNEADHFRVRASSAIPREYVIPCTLRISQTGYPMQNVPFGIEVGRLTAVDPIPDGPRQPALYYAYDDIDVEYSERPTFSWVEIRNIGTRLTLSDDETRQITLPPGFGPIKFYGQRYTQISICSNGWVAPGSATQTTWTNTSLPNSSMPPMWCLKWDDLYPPTGNSVWYYHDVANHRFIVEWDSVHYYNPRDSWEKMQIIFYDTTLAAADGNTEVVYQYLTANRNSSMTIGEQDPTRTIAIQVVFDNAYHRAAAPIAPGRAIKITTDAPLVAIGEDARNLLTRVSGLKVLPTTFRDRVQVRFTLNQEGQLRLVIYDRSGRKVRTLLNGRMKPDNYQLVWNGRDDAGKRVAQGVYLIRLESESESRTLKAVYLR